The following coding sequences lie in one Populus trichocarpa isolate Nisqually-1 chromosome 14, P.trichocarpa_v4.1, whole genome shotgun sequence genomic window:
- the LOC7455971 gene encoding uncharacterized protein LOC7455971, which translates to MRLDSNPASSSASTSTSTPNGKRSRDPEDEVYLDNLNSHKRYLSEIMASSLNGLTVGDPLQDNLMESPARSDTMIFARDEMSLQYSPMSEDFDDSRFCETPTNACSPQSESLPSSPVSPCRYQRPLGGFSSAPYSSSFLSHGCSVTSATYSQPRQRGSDSEGRFPSSPSDICHSADLRRTALLRSVQMRTQPLGSSSFELPFDSGHEPGSNIEAEERPCSYMKSLVEEREYALEECSSMSISEPGFNEEKACRVLNMNIKGDGSGV; encoded by the exons ATGAGGTTGGATTCGAACCCAGCTTCATCATCAGCATCGACATCAACGTCAACACCAAACGGGAAGCGAAGTAGAGATCCTGAAGATGAGGTCTACCTTGACAATCTCAATTCTCATAAGCGATACCTCAGTGAG ATAATGGCATCTAGTTTGAATGGATTAACAGTTGGAGACCCACTCCAGGACAATCTTATGGAATCTCCTGCCAGGTCTGACACCATGATTTTTGccag GGATGAAATGTCCTTGCAATATTCACCAATGTCAGAAGACTTTGATGATTCTAGATTTTGCGAGACACCTACAAATGCTTGCTCACCTCAATCTGAAAGTCTACCCAGCAGTCCAGTTTCTCCATGTAGGTACCAAAGGCCACTTGGTGGGTTCTCTTCTGCTCCTTATAGCAGCTCATTCCTTTCACATGGCTGCTCTGTCACCAGCGCCACTTATTCACAGCCTCGTCAACGAGGTTCAGATTCTGAGGGCCGGTTCCCGTCATCACCTAGTGATATATGCCACTCAGCTGACCTGAGGAGGACTGCACTCCTGCGTTCTGTGCAGATGAGAACACAACCACTTGGTTCATCATCTTTTGAATTGCCATTTGATTCAGGACACGAGCCTGGATCTAACATAGAGGCTGAAGAGCGGCCATGCTCGTATATGAAGTCCTTGGTTGAAGAGAGGGAGTATGCACTTGAAGAGTGTTCTTCAATGAGCATCTCAGAACCTGGATTTAATGAAGAGAAGGCATGCCGGGTTTTGAATATGAATATAAAAGGGGATGGTTCTGGAGTTTAA
- the LOC7495225 gene encoding phosphoribosylformylglycinamidine cyclo-ligase, chloroplastic isoform X1: protein MATTSIASNTELSRVVAVSIRPSSNKPLVTHQSIGRYSFSRFSNGFPLLSVRATSNSSMSKENSSKSCDGAGGRLTYKDAGVDIDAGSELIRRIAKMAPGIGGFGGLFPLGDSYLVAGTDGVGTKLKLAFETGIHETIGIDLVAMSVNDIVTSGAKPLFFLDYYATSRLNVDLAEKVIKGIVGGCQQSDCTLLGGETAEMPDFYAEGEYDLSGFAVGIVKKDSVIDGKNIVAGDVLIGLPSSGVHSNGFSLVRRVLAQSGLSLNDQLPGGSVSLGEALMAPTVIYVKQVLDLISKGCVKGIAHITGGGFTDNIPRVFPKGLGASIYKESWEVPTLFKWIQEAGRIEDAEMSRTFNMGIGMVLVVTEEASHKILEEGQHKAYRIGEVVCGEGVRYC from the exons ATGGCCACTACTAGCATAGCATCAAACACTGAGCTATCGCGTGTTGTTGCAGTTTCCATCAGACCCTCTTCCAATAAACCCCTGGTCACTCATCAATCCATCGGAAGATACTCCTTTAGTCGCTTTTCTAATGGATTTCCTCTTCTATCAGTGAGAGCTACAAGCAATAGTTCGATGTCCAAGGAAAATAGCAGCAAAAGCTGTGACGGGGCTGGTGGAAGACTTACATATAAGGATGCTGGTGTGGATATAGATGCTGGGTCTGAGCTTATTAGGCGAATTGCAAAGATGGCTCCTGGAATTGGTGGATTTGGTGGTCTTTTCCCTCTTG GCGATTCGTACCTTGTTGCAGGTACGGATGGTGTAGGGACTAAGCTAAAGCTTGCATTTGAAACCGGAATCCATGAAACCATTGGGATTGATCTG GTTGCTATGAGTGTGAACGATATCGTTACTTCCGGTGCAAAGCCCTTATTTTTCCTTGATTACTATGCTACAAGCCGCCTTAATGTTGATCTTGCTGAAAAG GTCATTAAAGGCATAGTTGGTGGTTGTCAACAATCGGACTGCACTCTTTTAGGGGGAGAG ACTGCAGAGATGCCAGATTTCTATGCAGAAGGTGAGTATGACCTTAGCGGGTTTGCTGTTGGCATTGTTAAAAAGGACTCGGTGATTGATGGGAAAAACATTGTGGCTGGGGATGTTCTCATTGGTTTGCCATCAAGTGGAGTCCATTCCAATGGTTTCTCTCTCGTAAGAAG GGTTCTAGCTCAAAGTGGCCTATCTTTGAATGACCAACTTCCTGGTGGAAGTGTTTCATTGGGCGAAGCTCTAATGGCTCCAACTGTTATCTATGTCAAGCAG GTGCTTGACTTGATTAGCAAGGGTTGTGTAAAGGGCATAGCTCACATCACTGGAGGTGGTTTTACAGATAACATACCAAGAGTTTTCCCAAAAGGCCTTGGAGCTTCCATATACAAGGAGTCATGGGAAGTCCCAACCCTTTTCAAATGGATCCAAGAG GCTGGAAGAATAGAAGATGCTGAGATGAGTCGGACTTTTAACATGGGCATTGGGATGGTTCTGGTCGTGACTGAGGAAGCATCCCACAAAATTCTCGAGGAGGGACAACACAAGGCATATCGCATTGGCGAGGTTGTATGTGGTGAAGGAGTGAGATATTGCTAA
- the LOC7491272 gene encoding uncharacterized protein LOC7491272: MPKKNVNDVAHRAWNILRALLWARKGAVFKRRFMMDGRVVPRFLKSMGRNSPRGQLHYGEYELSFDKTPVFHVKMHRPSSMRFNIPCITPQVDFDYDSDHDEVMSENDIHQDGSVYEYYDGTRRSFLLKSGEDEEEYETCEEKIPAEEEGIDMRAEQFIAKFRQQMRLQRQISYLQYHETPKKGTS; encoded by the coding sequence ATGCCGAAGAAAAACGTTAATGATGTTGCTCATAGAGCATGGAACATCCTGCGTGCATTGTTGTGGGCAAGAAAAGGTGCTGTTTTCAAGAGACGTTTTATGATGGATGGACGTGTTGTGCCTAGGTTTCTTAAAAGCATGGGACGCAATTCTCCTCGCGGCCAACTACATTATGGGGAATATGAACTCTCCTTCGACAAGACCCCCGTTTTCCACGTCAAGATGCACCGCCCGTCCTCCATGAGATTCAACATACCTTGCATAACCCCACAGGTTGACTTCGACTACGATTCTGATCATGATGAGGTGATGAGTGAAAATGATATTCATCAAGATGGATCAGTTTATGAATATTATGATGGGACGAGGAGGAGTTTCTTATTAAAAAGCGGAGAGGATGAAGAAGAGTACGAGACCTGTGAGGAAAAGATCCCAGCAGAGGAAGAAGGGATTGACATGAGAGCTGAGCAGTTCATAGCTAAGTTCCGTCAGCAAATGAGGCTTCAAAGGCAGATCTCGTATCTACAGTATCATGAGACTCCAAAAAAAGGCACCAGTTGA
- the LOC7495226 gene encoding uncharacterized protein LOC7495226 has protein sequence MYKYAFLSKSLSAVRSPLAGLLRFESISTKIKLRNYSFPARTLTQTLCLHTNTQNLSSYHPTQSQQREMKYVLVTGGVVSGLGKGVTASSIGVVLKACGLRVTSIKIDPYLNTDAGTMSPFEHGEVFVLDDGGEVDLDLGNYERFLDVTLTKDNNITTGKIFQSVIEKERRGDYLGKTVQVVPHITDAIKDWIESVSAIPVDGKDGPADVCVIELGGTVGDIESMPFIEALRQLSFSVGQDNFCLVHVSLIPVLGVVGEQKTKPTQHSVRELRALGLTPHLLACRSAQPLLENTKEKLSQFCHVPAANILNIHDVPNIWHVPLLLRNQNAHDAILKQLNLLSIAMPPALQDWTMMAETYDNLTNSVRIAMVGKYVGLTDSYLSVVKALLHACIACSLKPSIDWIAASDLEEDSAESTPEAHAAAWETLKNASCILIPGGFGDRGVRGMILASKYARENNIPYLGICLGMQIAVIEFARSVLGLERADSNEFDTNTPDPVVIFMPEGSRTHMGSTMRLGSRRTLFQTPDCITAKLYGNTQYVEERHRHRYEVNPEVIEVLEEKGLKFVGKDETGKRMEILELPTHPFYVGVQFHPEFKSRPRRPSALFLGFILAATGKLEAHLKSHQNGV, from the exons atgtATAAATACGCATTCCTTAGCAAGTCCCTAAGCGCCGTCCGCTCACCCCTCGCAGGTTTGTTGAGATTCGAAAGCATCTCCACGAAAATCAAGCTACGCAACTACAGCTTTCCCGCTCGGACATTAACTCAAACACTTTGTCTACACACAAATACTCAGAATTTATCCAGTTACCACCCAACCCAAAGCCAACAGAGAGAAATGAAGTATGTCCTAGTCACCGGAGGAGTTGTCAGTGGGCTCGGCAAGGGCGTCACCGCTAGCAGCATCGGCGTTGTCCTTAAAGCTTGCGGCCTCCGCGTCACCTCCATCAAAATAG ATCCTTACTTGAATACTGATGCTGGCACCATGTCTCCTTTTGAGCATGGGGAGGTTTTTGTTCTTGACGATGGCGGAGAG GTTGATTTAGACTTGGGTAACTACGAGCGTTTTCTGGACGTGACACTAACCAAAGATAATAACATTACCACTGGGAAGATATTTCAG TCTGTCATCGAGAAGGAAAGGAGAGGCGATTATCTTGGAAAGACTGTTCAG GTCGTTCCACATATCACTGATGCAATTAAGGATTGGATCGAGTCTGTTTCTGCCATTCCTGTGGATGGAAAGGATGGCCCTGCTGATGTGTGTGTTATAGAATTGGGAGGCACAGTGG GTGACATTGAATCTATGCCATTTATTGAGGCTTTGCGACAGTTGTCATTTTCAGTTG GACAAGATAACTTTTGTCTCGTTCATGTGAGCCTGATACCCGTACTAGGCGTTGTTGGAGAGCAA AAAACTAAGCCTACACAACATAGTGTCCGTGAATTGAGAGCATTAGGCTTGACTCCTCATCTGCTGGCATGTCGCTCTGCTCAG CCTTTATTGGAAAATACGAAGGAGAAACTTTCGCAGTTCTGCCATGTTCCG GCTGCTAATATTCTCAATATTCATGATGTTCCTAACATTTGGCACGTCCCTCTGTTACTTAGG AACCAAAATGCTCATGATGCAATTTTAAAACAGCTAAACTTACTCAG CATTGCAATGCCTCCTGCTTTACAAGATTGGACCATGATGGCTGAGACTTATGATAATCTCACCAATTCT GTGAGGATTGCGATGGTGGGAAAGTATGTTGGCCTAACAGATTCATACCTGTCTGTTGTTAAG GCCCTTCTACATGCTTGCATCGCATGTTCGTTGAAGCCATCGATTGATTGGATTGCAGCTTCTGATCTTGAAGAAGACAGTGCAGAATCG ACACCAGAAGCACATGCAGCTGCATGGGAGACTTTAAAG AATGCATCATGCATCTTAATTCCTGGTGGATTTGGAGATCGTGGGGTGAGAGGAATGATATTGGCTTCCAAGTATGCTAGAGAGAACAATATTCCTTATCTTGGGATTTGCTTAGGCATGCAGATTGCTGTTATTGAGTTTGCTAGATCT gttttgggTTTGGAAAGGGCGGATAGCAATGAGTTCGATACAAATACACCTGATCCTGTTGTAATTTTCATGCCTGAG GGTTCAAGGACACATATGGGAAGCACAATGAGACTAGGATCACGAAGGACGCTATTCCAGACCCCTGATTGTATTACTGCAAAATT GTATGGTAATACTCAGTATGTAGAGGAACGACACAGACATAGATATGAG GTAAACCCAGAGGTTATTGAAGTTCTAGAGGAAAAGGGCTTAAAGTTTGTTGGGAAGGATGAAACAGGAAAACGGATGGAG ATTTTAGAGCTTCCAACTCATCCTTTTTATGTAGGTGTGCAATTTCACCCAGAGTTCAAATCACGGCCTAGAAGGCCCTCTGCTCTTTTCTTAG GTTTTATATTGGCAGCAACAGGAAAGTTGGAAGCACATCTCAAGAGTCATCAAAATGGAGTTTGA
- the LOC7495227 gene encoding uncharacterized protein LOC7495227 yields the protein MEHRSGAVIDIFSTVTDNGGHRDGVDPKPTKKKRSPMHILRVANYMLSLKSGKSKTAHTDAVSKWKKLLSSMRPLHINSNQSAQRSIGDRAPMAPLTSKEVVEQSKVYAPSAASEDVEQFELFTPPWSPAPKSTGSSSGQTSQYASAQNLQELDDQSDEDDEDSYYDDKFGDEKIDMKAEEFIAKFYGQMKLQHKI from the coding sequence ATGGAACATCGATCAGGTGCTGTCATTGATATTTTCAGTACAGTTACCGACAACGGAGGCCATCGAGATGGCGTCGACCCAAAGCCGACGAAGAAAAAGCGGAGTCCAATGCACATCCTTAGGGTGGCAAATTATATGCTCTCTCTAAAATCTGGCAAATCAAAAACTGCCCACACCGATGCTGTCTCAAAGTGGAAGAAACTCTTGTCTTCCATGCGCCCTTTGCACATTAACAGCAACCAATCAGCCCAACGTAGCATTGGGGACAGGGCACCGATGGCACCTTTAACATCCAAGGAGGTTGTTGAACAATCAAAGGTTTATGCACCTTCCGCGGCATCCGAGGATGTTGAACAATTTGAGCTTTTTACCCCACCTTGGTCACCGGCCCCAAAAAGCACAGGATCATCGTCTGGTCAAACTAGCCAATACGCATCGGCCCAAAATCTTCAAGAGCTTGATGATCAGagcgatgaagatgatgaggatAGTTATTATGATGATAAATTCGGGGACGAAAAGATAGACATGAAggctgaggagttcattgctaAATTTTATGGCCAAATGAAGCTTCAACATAAGATTTGA
- the LOC7495225 gene encoding phosphoribosylformylglycinamidine cyclo-ligase, chloroplastic isoform X3 yields MSKENSSKSCDGAGGRLTYKDAGVDIDAGSELIRRIAKMAPGIGGFGGLFPLGDSYLVAGTDGVGTKLKLAFETGIHETIGIDLVAMSVNDIVTSGAKPLFFLDYYATSRLNVDLAEKVIKGIVGGCQQSDCTLLGGETAEMPDFYAEGEYDLSGFAVGIVKKDSVIDGKNIVAGDVLIGLPSSGVHSNGFSLVRRVLAQSGLSLNDQLPGGSVSLGEALMAPTVIYVKQVLDLISKGCVKGIAHITGGGFTDNIPRVFPKGLGASIYKESWEVPTLFKWIQEAGRIEDAEMSRTFNMGIGMVLVVTEEASHKILEEGQHKAYRIGEVVCGEGVRYC; encoded by the exons ATGTCCAAGGAAAATAGCAGCAAAAGCTGTGACGGGGCTGGTGGAAGACTTACATATAAGGATGCTGGTGTGGATATAGATGCTGGGTCTGAGCTTATTAGGCGAATTGCAAAGATGGCTCCTGGAATTGGTGGATTTGGTGGTCTTTTCCCTCTTG GCGATTCGTACCTTGTTGCAGGTACGGATGGTGTAGGGACTAAGCTAAAGCTTGCATTTGAAACCGGAATCCATGAAACCATTGGGATTGATCTG GTTGCTATGAGTGTGAACGATATCGTTACTTCCGGTGCAAAGCCCTTATTTTTCCTTGATTACTATGCTACAAGCCGCCTTAATGTTGATCTTGCTGAAAAG GTCATTAAAGGCATAGTTGGTGGTTGTCAACAATCGGACTGCACTCTTTTAGGGGGAGAG ACTGCAGAGATGCCAGATTTCTATGCAGAAGGTGAGTATGACCTTAGCGGGTTTGCTGTTGGCATTGTTAAAAAGGACTCGGTGATTGATGGGAAAAACATTGTGGCTGGGGATGTTCTCATTGGTTTGCCATCAAGTGGAGTCCATTCCAATGGTTTCTCTCTCGTAAGAAG GGTTCTAGCTCAAAGTGGCCTATCTTTGAATGACCAACTTCCTGGTGGAAGTGTTTCATTGGGCGAAGCTCTAATGGCTCCAACTGTTATCTATGTCAAGCAG GTGCTTGACTTGATTAGCAAGGGTTGTGTAAAGGGCATAGCTCACATCACTGGAGGTGGTTTTACAGATAACATACCAAGAGTTTTCCCAAAAGGCCTTGGAGCTTCCATATACAAGGAGTCATGGGAAGTCCCAACCCTTTTCAAATGGATCCAAGAG GCTGGAAGAATAGAAGATGCTGAGATGAGTCGGACTTTTAACATGGGCATTGGGATGGTTCTGGTCGTGACTGAGGAAGCATCCCACAAAATTCTCGAGGAGGGACAACACAAGGCATATCGCATTGGCGAGGTTGTATGTGGTGAAGGAGTGAGATATTGCTAA
- the LOC7495225 gene encoding phosphoribosylformylglycinamidine cyclo-ligase, chloroplastic isoform X2: MATTSIASNTELSRVVAVSIRPSSNKPLVTHQSIGRYSFSRFSNGFPLLSVRATSNSSMSKENSSKSCDGAGGRLTYKDAGVDIDAGSELIRRIAKMAPGIGGFGGLFPLGTDGVGTKLKLAFETGIHETIGIDLVAMSVNDIVTSGAKPLFFLDYYATSRLNVDLAEKVIKGIVGGCQQSDCTLLGGETAEMPDFYAEGEYDLSGFAVGIVKKDSVIDGKNIVAGDVLIGLPSSGVHSNGFSLVRRVLAQSGLSLNDQLPGGSVSLGEALMAPTVIYVKQVLDLISKGCVKGIAHITGGGFTDNIPRVFPKGLGASIYKESWEVPTLFKWIQEAGRIEDAEMSRTFNMGIGMVLVVTEEASHKILEEGQHKAYRIGEVVCGEGVRYC; encoded by the exons ATGGCCACTACTAGCATAGCATCAAACACTGAGCTATCGCGTGTTGTTGCAGTTTCCATCAGACCCTCTTCCAATAAACCCCTGGTCACTCATCAATCCATCGGAAGATACTCCTTTAGTCGCTTTTCTAATGGATTTCCTCTTCTATCAGTGAGAGCTACAAGCAATAGTTCGATGTCCAAGGAAAATAGCAGCAAAAGCTGTGACGGGGCTGGTGGAAGACTTACATATAAGGATGCTGGTGTGGATATAGATGCTGGGTCTGAGCTTATTAGGCGAATTGCAAAGATGGCTCCTGGAATTGGTGGATTTGGTGGTCTTTTCCCTCTTG GTACGGATGGTGTAGGGACTAAGCTAAAGCTTGCATTTGAAACCGGAATCCATGAAACCATTGGGATTGATCTG GTTGCTATGAGTGTGAACGATATCGTTACTTCCGGTGCAAAGCCCTTATTTTTCCTTGATTACTATGCTACAAGCCGCCTTAATGTTGATCTTGCTGAAAAG GTCATTAAAGGCATAGTTGGTGGTTGTCAACAATCGGACTGCACTCTTTTAGGGGGAGAG ACTGCAGAGATGCCAGATTTCTATGCAGAAGGTGAGTATGACCTTAGCGGGTTTGCTGTTGGCATTGTTAAAAAGGACTCGGTGATTGATGGGAAAAACATTGTGGCTGGGGATGTTCTCATTGGTTTGCCATCAAGTGGAGTCCATTCCAATGGTTTCTCTCTCGTAAGAAG GGTTCTAGCTCAAAGTGGCCTATCTTTGAATGACCAACTTCCTGGTGGAAGTGTTTCATTGGGCGAAGCTCTAATGGCTCCAACTGTTATCTATGTCAAGCAG GTGCTTGACTTGATTAGCAAGGGTTGTGTAAAGGGCATAGCTCACATCACTGGAGGTGGTTTTACAGATAACATACCAAGAGTTTTCCCAAAAGGCCTTGGAGCTTCCATATACAAGGAGTCATGGGAAGTCCCAACCCTTTTCAAATGGATCCAAGAG GCTGGAAGAATAGAAGATGCTGAGATGAGTCGGACTTTTAACATGGGCATTGGGATGGTTCTGGTCGTGACTGAGGAAGCATCCCACAAAATTCTCGAGGAGGGACAACACAAGGCATATCGCATTGGCGAGGTTGTATGTGGTGAAGGAGTGAGATATTGCTAA
- the LOC7491271 gene encoding uncharacterized protein LOC7491271: MVDREIKNGSAAFSWADEVEKEEEEQARFQENQKQKPNPFGSARPREVVLQEKGIDWRKLDFHLQLPSHIRQLDDPKLCKEKIPASAAPGIDRIHSVTPSKCLKHEMEDANSDLKRGEILRIPLAVQNQNPVPFVPPLRYPPKNVIPSLSESGFHYYLHELSDGQQDFKNKKPLKPEKENAFHQQGSQRVYCSQNNRGSHILPHYHRQILQAEQGSQFKENYENFKLGQSVVNGKNLRKTAASRIQHSDSAIERPCKNLQEDYAVSHGVRQSLTDHSCAGGTSIKQKNGLERSVAKRSSGTEFSLMAGEAWNQSLVVKKIKGGEMKGN; the protein is encoded by the exons ATGGTggatagagaaataaaaaacgGCTCTGCAGCTTTTTCGTGGGCAGATGAGGttgagaaagaagaggaagaacaagCTCGGTTTCAGGAGAACCAGAAGCAGAAACCAAACCCTTTTGGCTCTGCCAGGCCCAGAGAAGTTGTTCTCCAGGAAAAAGGAATTGATTGGAGAAAACTCGACTTCCATCTTCAACTACCTTCTCACATAAG GCAGCTGGATGATCCGAAGCTATGTAAGGAAAAAATCCCTGCCTCTGCTGCTCCCGGTATCGACAGGATACATTCAGTTACCCCTAGCAAGTGCCTAAAACATGAAATGGAAGATGCCAATTCGGACTTGAAAAGAGGTGAAATTTTGCGGATACCTTTGGCTGTGCAGAACCAGAATCCTGTACCATTCGTACCTCCTCTAAGATATCCACCTAAAAATGTCATTCCTAGTTTGTCTGAGTCTGGCTTTCATTATTATCTACATGAATTGAGCGATGGGCAGcaagattttaaaaacaagaagCCCCTGAAGCCCGAGAAAGAGAATGCATTTCATCAGCAAGGGTCCCAAAGGGTTTATTGCTCTCAAAATAATCGTGGAAGCCACATTCTTCCTCACTATCATCGGCAAATATTGCAAGCTGAGCAAGGGAGCCAGTTTAAGGAGAATTACGAAAATTTCAAACTGGGGCAATCAGTTGTTAATGGGAAGAACTTGAGGAAAACAGCAGCTAGTAGAATACAGCATTCAGATTCAGCTATTGAGAGACCTTGCAAAAATCTTCAAGAAGATTACGCAGTTAGTCATGGGGTTAGGCAGAGCTTGACAGACCACTCATGTGCTGGAGGTACAAGCATCAAACAGAAGAATGGCCTGGAAAGATCTGTTGCCAAGAGATCAAGTGGCACAGAATTCAGTTTGATGGCAGGAGAGGCATGGAACCAAAGTCtggtagtaaaaaaaataaaaggcggCGAGATGAAGGGGAACTAG